The genomic window GAAACTTCCACGGGCAACTTACTATGAGCGCCGCAGATTTGAAGCAGAACGACAGAAAAAGAAGGCTGGGGAAAACAAAACAAGGCTCAATCGTGCAAAAATTGTAATCAATGAGTGGTCAACTCACAGTACCTATGGTTACAAAAAGATGTCAAAGCATCTGAAAAGACTCGGGTACGACTGGGCTGGAGAAAAGTTTATCCGCAACCTGTACAAGGAACTTGGAATCAAAGGCCAGAAGCCTGTCTTCAAGACCACAAGAAGCGGAAAAGCGCCATACGGAAAGTTCCCGTACCTCTTGCGGAACAAGCTCATCGCGTTCCCGAACCAGGTAATGGCGACAGACATCACTTACATCAAGACTCCATGGGGCATGATGTATTTTACGGCCGTGATTGATTTGTACAGCCGGAAGATTCTGAGCTGGCGGCTCTCGGACAGCATGAGGACAGATTTCTGCCTGGAATGCGTGAGGGAAGCCTTTGAGAAATACGGGGTTCCGGCAGTATTCAACACGGACTGCGGTTCCCAGTATACCAGCGGAGAGTTCATCGGGCTTCTGAAATCCTACAATGTTGAAATCAGCATGGACGGAATCGGAAGATGCAAGGACAACATCTTTGTAGAGCGAACCTGGCGTACTTTGAAATATGAATGGATTTTTCTCCGGGATTACAGATCCGAAGAAGAACTCCGAAAACTGCTTGGAGAATTCGTGAGGTTCTTCAACAATGAAAGAATTCATCAGGGCTTGGATTACAAGACTCCTGACGAAGTATACAGGGAAGGAAGTTTTCCTTCGGCAATCATCAACAAGATGGCTGCATAAAATTCGTTATTTTTCAGACAAAATGTCTGGACAAAGGGCTTAGCTTAATGAATATAAAAAGAATATTAATTTTTTTACTTCTATTGAATTTTAAGGTTTTTGCAAATGAACTTTATAATGACAATGAAGTATCTTTATCTGTAGAAGAACTTATAAATGGTGAATTTAAAATCGTTTTTAGTTA from Treponema succinifaciens DSM 2489 includes these protein-coding regions:
- a CDS encoding IS3 family transposase, which gives rise to MHDKNGVGLSVLEQCRILKLPRATYYERRRFEAERQKKKAGENKTRLNRAKIVINEWSTHSTYGYKKMSKHLKRLGYDWAGEKFIRNLYKELGIKGQKPVFKTTRSGKAPYGKFPYLLRNKLIAFPNQVMATDITYIKTPWGMMYFTAVIDLYSRKILSWRLSDSMRTDFCLECVREAFEKYGVPAVFNTDCGSQYTSGEFIGLLKSYNVEISMDGIGRCKDNIFVERTWRTLKYEWIFLRDYRSEEELRKLLGEFVRFFNNERIHQGLDYKTPDEVYREGSFPSAIINKMAA